One genomic segment of Peribacillus sp. FSL H8-0477 includes these proteins:
- the cmpA gene encoding cortex morphogenetic protein CmpA produces the protein MPNWLQNQMKRAFYEKDSYQIKLLNQCWFYYRKKERIHL, from the coding sequence ATGCCAAATTGGTTACAAAACCAAATGAAACGGGCTTTCTATGAAAAAGACTCCTATCAAATCAAATTACTTAATCAATGCTGGTTTTATTATCGTAAAAAAGAACGAATTCATTTATAG
- a CDS encoding SprT family protein has product MDNEMLQELVEDISEREFGKTFRHQASFNSRLRTTGGRYLLRSHNIEINEKYYLEGGMDVLVGIIKHELCHYHLHLEGKGYQHRDASFRKLLREVEAPRFCKPLASQQVKQKKSRILMYSCTSCSQIYQRKRRINLTKYVCGKCKGRLVLTKEIIAQ; this is encoded by the coding sequence ATGGATAACGAGATGCTTCAGGAGTTAGTCGAAGATATTTCGGAAAGAGAATTTGGTAAAACGTTTAGGCATCAAGCAAGTTTTAATTCTCGCTTACGGACGACAGGCGGCCGATACTTACTTCGATCTCATAATATCGAGATTAATGAAAAATATTACTTAGAAGGCGGAATGGATGTTTTAGTAGGGATTATTAAACATGAGCTATGTCACTATCACCTTCATCTAGAAGGAAAAGGATATCAGCACAGAGATGCCAGTTTTAGAAAATTACTAAGAGAAGTAGAAGCCCCGCGTTTCTGCAAGCCCCTTGCTTCACAGCAAGTTAAACAGAAGAAGTCGAGAATTCTTATGTACTCTTGTACAAGCTGCAGCCAGATTTATCAGAGAAAGAGAAGAATAAATCTAACGAAATATGTTTGTGGAAAGTGTAAAGGAAGACTGGTGTTGACAAAAGAAATCATAGCCCAATGA
- a CDS encoding Tex family protein, with the protein MVAEENQLKLIIKQVVKELNLKVNQVQSVINLLNEGNTVPFIARYRKEMTGSLDEVEIRSIMDRWKYLENLHTRKEEVVRIIEEQGKLTPELKAQIEQSVKLQEIEDLYRPYKQKRRTKATVAKEKGLEPFALWLMEFHPESVLPKAEEFISADLEVLTADDAIAGAKDIIAEQISDDASLRKWMRADVFKTGKIMSVSKNEDADEKKIFEMYYEYEEPVQKIVPHRVLALNRGEKEDILRVSIEPKEEAIIEYMVRKIINKNESESASFVTEAIEDSFKRLIFPSIEREIRKELTEKAEDQAIHIFSENLKNLLLQPPLKGKVILALDPAFRTGCKLAVLDETGKVIDISVIYPHAPINKKAEARDKTISLIEQFDVEVVAIGNGTASRESEQFIADILKDLQRNISYIIVNEAGASIYSASEIARDEFPDLQVEQRSAVSIGRRLQDPLAELVKIDPQSVGVGQYQHDVSQKKLAESLTFVVETAVNQVGVNVNTASPSLLQYVAGLSKTVAQNIVKKREEEGKFESRKQLKNIPRLGAKTYEQSIGFMRIIDGTEPLDQTSIHPENYGAVTKLLKKLGSTKAELGSEALTQSLKHLDVKAYSEELDIGEITLKDIIEALMKPGRDPRDELPKPLLKKDVLKMEDLQKGMELQGTVRNVVDFGAFVDIGVKQDGLVHISKLSNRFVKHPLDLVSVGDVVTVWVEQIDVNKQRVSLTMLEPKEQTM; encoded by the coding sequence ATGGTAGCAGAAGAAAATCAATTAAAACTGATCATTAAACAAGTAGTAAAAGAATTAAATTTAAAAGTTAATCAAGTTCAAAGTGTCATTAACTTGTTAAATGAGGGGAATACTGTCCCGTTTATTGCTCGATATCGGAAAGAGATGACCGGTTCGTTGGATGAAGTAGAAATTCGCTCGATAATGGATAGATGGAAGTACCTTGAAAATCTTCATACTCGTAAAGAAGAAGTAGTACGTATTATTGAAGAACAAGGCAAATTAACACCCGAGCTGAAAGCTCAAATTGAACAATCGGTAAAGCTGCAAGAAATTGAAGATCTTTATCGGCCGTATAAGCAAAAAAGAAGGACGAAAGCCACTGTAGCTAAAGAAAAAGGGTTAGAACCTTTTGCTTTATGGTTGATGGAATTTCATCCTGAATCTGTTTTGCCTAAGGCAGAGGAATTTATTTCTGCTGATTTAGAAGTTTTAACGGCAGACGATGCTATTGCTGGTGCAAAGGATATTATTGCTGAGCAGATCTCTGACGACGCTTCACTGCGAAAGTGGATGAGGGCAGATGTCTTTAAAACGGGGAAAATAATGTCCGTTAGTAAAAATGAGGATGCCGACGAGAAAAAAATCTTTGAAATGTATTATGAATATGAAGAGCCTGTTCAAAAGATTGTCCCTCACCGAGTTCTTGCGCTCAACCGTGGAGAAAAAGAAGATATTTTAAGAGTGTCGATTGAGCCGAAGGAAGAAGCAATTATCGAGTATATGGTAAGAAAAATCATTAATAAAAATGAATCAGAATCCGCAAGTTTTGTGACCGAAGCCATTGAAGATAGCTTCAAACGTTTGATTTTTCCTTCAATTGAGCGTGAAATTAGGAAAGAACTAACCGAGAAGGCTGAAGATCAAGCCATACATATATTCTCTGAAAATCTGAAGAATTTATTGCTGCAGCCACCTTTAAAAGGAAAAGTCATACTTGCATTAGATCCAGCGTTTCGAACAGGCTGCAAACTTGCTGTACTTGATGAAACAGGAAAAGTCATTGATATTAGTGTTATTTATCCACATGCTCCGATTAATAAAAAAGCAGAGGCCCGAGATAAAACAATTTCGCTCATTGAACAGTTTGATGTAGAAGTGGTAGCGATAGGGAATGGGACAGCTTCAAGGGAGTCGGAACAATTTATTGCAGATATCCTTAAAGACTTGCAGCGGAATATTTCGTATATCATCGTAAATGAAGCGGGTGCAAGTATTTATTCAGCATCTGAAATAGCGCGTGATGAATTTCCTGACTTACAAGTTGAACAGCGCAGTGCCGTATCTATTGGCAGAAGGCTTCAGGATCCACTTGCTGAATTGGTGAAAATAGATCCGCAATCTGTTGGTGTAGGGCAATATCAGCATGATGTATCACAGAAAAAATTAGCTGAATCGTTAACATTTGTCGTAGAAACGGCTGTTAATCAGGTAGGAGTAAATGTTAACACGGCTTCACCGTCATTACTTCAGTATGTGGCAGGACTATCAAAGACTGTCGCGCAAAATATCGTGAAGAAAAGAGAAGAAGAAGGAAAGTTTGAAAGTAGAAAACAATTAAAAAACATTCCAAGACTCGGTGCAAAAACCTATGAACAAAGCATTGGTTTCATGAGGATTATAGATGGTACAGAACCACTGGACCAAACATCTATTCATCCTGAAAATTATGGTGCTGTGACAAAACTACTGAAAAAATTAGGTTCGACTAAAGCTGAATTGGGAAGTGAAGCGTTAACTCAGTCATTAAAGCATTTAGATGTAAAGGCGTATTCAGAGGAACTGGATATCGGTGAAATTACCCTGAAAGATATCATAGAAGCTTTGATGAAGCCGGGCAGAGACCCCCGGGATGAACTGCCTAAACCATTGTTGAAGAAAGACGTGCTTAAAATGGAGGATTTACAGAAAGGGATGGAACTACAAGGTACGGTCCGAAATGTTGTCGACTTTGGTGCTTTTGTCGACATCGGGGTTAAGCAGGATGGTCTTGTCCATATCTCCAAACTAAGCAACCGTTTTGTCAAACACCCACTGGATCTTGTGTCAGTAGGAGATGTTGTTACGGTATGGGTTGAGCAGATAGATGTTAATAAACAACGCGTATCATTAACTATGCTTGAACCTAAAGAACAGACTATGTAA
- the sigB gene encoding RNA polymerase sigma factor SigB, translated as MQRHSQPNQMTKDKVNAWIKAYQLHQDEEAQQQLVLHYKGLVETIARKYSKGRSFQEDISQVGMIGLLGAIRRYDESFGKSFEAFAVPTIIGEIKRFLRDKTWSVHVPRRIKELGPKIRVTVEELTTELHRSPRIDEIAEHLDVPEEEILEAMEMGKSYQALSVDHSIEADSDGGTVTLLDIFGNVDEGFERVNQRLVLEKVLHVLSEREKMIIQYTYLENLSQKEAGEKLDISQMHVSRLQRRAIKKLQVAINAENNTESL; from the coding sequence ATGCAAAGACACTCTCAACCTAATCAGATGACTAAAGACAAGGTCAATGCTTGGATTAAAGCTTACCAACTCCACCAAGATGAGGAAGCTCAACAACAACTTGTTCTTCATTATAAAGGCTTAGTTGAAACGATTGCGCGAAAGTATTCAAAGGGAAGATCCTTTCAAGAAGATATCTCTCAAGTAGGGATGATCGGATTGCTTGGTGCAATTCGTCGATATGATGAAAGTTTTGGAAAGAGTTTTGAAGCGTTCGCAGTACCAACTATCATCGGAGAAATTAAACGTTTCTTACGTGATAAAACATGGAGTGTTCATGTTCCGCGTCGTATCAAAGAACTTGGACCGAAAATTCGGGTTACGGTTGAAGAACTTACAACAGAACTTCATCGGTCACCTAGAATTGATGAAATTGCAGAGCACCTTGACGTACCAGAGGAAGAAATTCTAGAAGCAATGGAAATGGGAAAAAGTTATCAAGCTTTATCAGTTGATCATTCTATTGAAGCGGATTCAGATGGAGGAACCGTTACTCTTCTGGATATCTTCGGAAATGTTGATGAGGGCTTTGAACGAGTTAATCAACGCCTTGTTCTGGAAAAGGTTCTACATGTATTGAGTGAAAGAGAAAAGATGATTATTCAATATACGTACCTTGAAAACCTTAGTCAAAAAGAAGCAGGAGAAAAACTAGATATTTCCCAAATGCATGTATCGCGTCTTCAACGAAGAGCGATTAAAAAACTGCAAGTGGCTATAAATGCAGAAAATAATACGGAGTCTCTATAA
- the rsbW gene encoding anti-sigma B factor RsbW: MSQAYDFIEMKIPAKPNFIGVIRLTLSGIASRMGFTYDEIEDLKIATSEACTNAVQHAYKDNQGEVKISFGLYEDRLEVMVSDSGESCDFDEVRQGLGPYENGQNVEFLREGGLGLYLIETLMDEVKIHQHEGVTVFMTKFIEREQVEMDAKTLST, from the coding sequence ATGAGTCAAGCATACGATTTTATTGAAATGAAAATACCCGCAAAGCCAAATTTCATTGGAGTAATTCGTTTGACCCTTTCAGGTATCGCCAGCCGAATGGGCTTCACTTATGATGAAATTGAGGACTTGAAAATCGCTACAAGTGAAGCTTGTACGAATGCAGTTCAGCATGCATATAAAGATAATCAAGGCGAAGTGAAAATTAGTTTTGGCCTTTATGAAGATCGTTTAGAAGTCATGGTCTCAGATAGTGGAGAAAGTTGTGACTTTGATGAAGTACGCCAAGGATTAGGACCGTATGAGAATGGACAAAACGTAGAATTCCTTCGAGAAGGAGGCTTGGGCCTTTACCTCATAGAGACTCTAATGGATGAAGTGAAAATTCACCAGCATGAAGGGGTCACGGTATTTATGACTAAGTTTATAGAGCGGGAGCAGGTGGAGATGGATGCAAAGACACTCTCAACCTAA
- a CDS encoding PP2C family serine/threonine-protein phosphatase, whose protein sequence is MIKEVLREKELEVLASQSSKNGMPYCGDDYFFMNTNEYFLCVLADGLGSGKFAYESSSAITDEVKNYHHESVETLMSLCNNTQVNKRGAAVSILKIYYDTKEFVYSSVGNIRFFLYNPDSDKLVYPLPVTGYLSGRKQKYHTQRFKYESNAKFILHSDGVSLQGAKSLLNTRFSLERNAQLILDGNTIQSDDSTFIIGSLLS, encoded by the coding sequence ATGATTAAAGAAGTACTCAGGGAGAAGGAGCTAGAAGTGTTAGCTTCCCAATCCTCCAAAAATGGGATGCCCTATTGCGGAGATGATTACTTTTTCATGAATACAAATGAGTATTTCCTATGCGTTCTCGCAGATGGTCTCGGCAGTGGTAAATTCGCATACGAGTCCTCAAGTGCAATAACTGATGAGGTTAAGAATTATCATCATGAAAGTGTCGAGACCCTCATGTCACTTTGTAATAATACACAGGTGAATAAAAGAGGGGCAGCGGTGTCCATTCTGAAGATATACTATGACACGAAAGAGTTTGTATACAGTTCAGTAGGAAATATCCGTTTTTTTCTGTATAACCCCGACTCAGATAAGTTGGTTTATCCATTACCGGTAACCGGTTATTTATCTGGCAGGAAACAAAAGTATCATACGCAAAGATTTAAATATGAATCAAACGCGAAATTTATACTCCACTCAGATGGCGTTTCTCTGCAGGGAGCAAAATCTTTATTGAACACAAGATTTTCTCTTGAACGGAACGCTCAATTGATTTTAGATGGGAATACCATTCAGTCTGATGATTCTACATTTATAATAGGAAGCTTACTTTCTTGA